One Candidatus Margulisiibacteriota bacterium genomic window carries:
- the accB gene encoding acetyl-CoA carboxylase biotin carboxyl carrier protein, which translates to MNLKDIEKLIKLVEDSGLSKLSVEEDGVKIELIKEAQDAVVYQSAPVIQHVAVPQASSQVAPVAVAQVTGEPVKEVGVEIFLSPMVGTFYATPSPEAPDFVKVGDKVKKGQSLCIIEAMKLFNEIEADYNGTILEILVNNQDAVEFGQPLFKIKKDA; encoded by the coding sequence ATGAATTTAAAGGATATCGAAAAACTTATAAAATTAGTAGAAGACTCTGGACTCAGCAAACTAAGTGTTGAAGAAGATGGCGTAAAGATAGAATTAATAAAGGAAGCACAAGACGCAGTAGTGTATCAGTCAGCGCCAGTTATCCAACATGTTGCTGTACCACAAGCATCTAGCCAGGTTGCTCCTGTGGCAGTAGCTCAGGTAACTGGGGAACCAGTTAAAGAGGTAGGAGTAGAAATATTCTTGTCGCCAATGGTTGGAACCTTTTATGCAACCCCATCACCAGAAGCACCTGATTTTGTTAAAGTTGGAGATAAAGTAAAAAAAGGTCAGTCACTTTGTATAATAGAAGCGATGAAGCTTTTTAATGAGATAGAAGCTGACTACAATGGTACTATTTTAGAAATTCTGGTAAATAATCAGGATGCAGTTGAGTTTGGCCAACCTTTATTTAAGATTAAAAAGGATGCCTGA